In Rouxiella sp. WC2420, the following proteins share a genomic window:
- the pqqB gene encoding pyrroloquinoline quinone biosynthesis protein PqqB: MLINVLGSAAGGGFPQWNCNCNNCQGVRNGTMKTSARTQSSIAISDDGIDWVLCNASPDVCHQIAATPDLIKHGVLRGTAIGSIILTDSQIDHSAGLLNLREGCPHQVWCTPEVHQDLTTGFPVFTMLSHWNGGLVHHAIDPDEAFSTAVCPALKFTAIPLLSNAPPYSEYRGKPLPGHNIALFIEDTRTGKTLMYAPGLGEPDDALMGWLKKADCLLIDGTLWRDNELANTGVGRNTGKDMGHLALAEKQGLMELLSSLPAERKILIHINNTNPILDESSAERQALNEQGIEVSWDGMRIEL; the protein is encoded by the coding sequence ATGCTGATTAACGTTCTTGGTTCCGCTGCGGGCGGTGGCTTCCCACAGTGGAACTGCAACTGCAACAACTGTCAGGGCGTGCGCAATGGCACCATGAAAACCTCGGCACGTACGCAATCCTCAATTGCTATCAGTGATGACGGTATTGATTGGGTGCTTTGTAACGCTTCTCCCGACGTCTGCCATCAAATTGCCGCCACGCCAGACTTGATAAAACACGGTGTGTTACGCGGCACTGCCATTGGCTCAATTATTCTTACGGATAGCCAGATTGATCACAGCGCCGGCTTGCTCAATTTGCGCGAAGGCTGTCCGCATCAGGTCTGGTGTACCCCTGAGGTTCATCAGGATCTGACCACCGGTTTTCCGGTGTTTACCATGCTTTCCCATTGGAACGGCGGCCTGGTTCATCATGCGATTGATCCTGATGAAGCCTTCTCGACTGCGGTTTGCCCGGCACTGAAATTTACTGCCATTCCATTATTAAGCAACGCCCCGCCGTATTCTGAATATCGCGGCAAGCCGCTGCCGGGCCACAATATTGCGCTGTTTATCGAAGATACCCGCACTGGTAAGACGCTGATGTATGCGCCCGGTCTCGGCGAACCCGATGACGCCCTGATGGGCTGGCTGAAAAAAGCCGACTGCCTGCTGATTGATGGAACTTTGTGGCGCGACAATGAGCTGGCTAACACTGGCGTCGGGCGCAATACCGGTAAAGATATGGGGCATCTGGCACTGGCCGAAAAGCAAGGCCTGATGGAGCTGCTTTCTTCGCTGCCTGCCGAGCGCAAGATCCTCATTCATATTAACAATACCAACCCAATTCTCGATGAATCTTCTGCTGAAAGGCAGGCTCTGAATGAGCAAGGTATCGAAGTCAGTTGGGACGGCATGCGCATTGAACTTTAG
- the pqqA gene encoding pyrroloquinoline quinone precursor peptide PqqA, translating into MTTWTKPKFVDLRLGLEVTLYISNR; encoded by the coding sequence ATGACTACATGGACCAAACCTAAATTTGTAGATCTGCGCCTGGGCTTAGAAGTTACTCTGTACATCTCTAACCGCTAA
- a CDS encoding dipeptidase: protein MTLNVHAPLQPVFDGHNDLLLRLWLNESPDPVAQFLDGKTDEKSKGHLDLPRIKAGGFAGGLFAVFIPPASYMPQLKPNATPQPHDALEITHQQINLLQRIERQSAGRAKICRTVNEIESCIEQGVLAMVLHIEGAEAIDVSLGNLDEFYQLGLRSIGPLWNLPNQFGVGVTGDFPGSPDSGDGLTLAGLSLLRACNRKKILIDVSHMNEKAFWQTARFSDAPLVATHSNAHALCAQPRNLTDRQLAAIAESDGFVGVNFGNAFLRADGKRDADTPLEKIIQHIDYLLEKVGEDNVGLGSDFDGISVPEALGDVSGLPLLLQAMKQAGYNNALIEKLACRNWLKVLKQTWGV, encoded by the coding sequence ATGACCCTTAACGTGCACGCTCCGCTTCAGCCTGTTTTCGACGGTCACAATGACCTTTTGCTTCGCCTGTGGTTGAACGAGTCGCCAGATCCTGTCGCACAGTTTTTGGATGGCAAAACAGACGAAAAATCCAAGGGTCATCTGGACCTGCCGCGCATTAAGGCTGGCGGTTTTGCCGGAGGACTGTTTGCGGTGTTTATTCCCCCAGCCTCTTATATGCCACAGCTTAAGCCTAATGCCACGCCACAGCCGCACGATGCATTGGAAATTACTCATCAGCAAATCAACCTGTTGCAGCGTATCGAGCGCCAATCGGCGGGGCGGGCCAAAATCTGTCGCACAGTCAATGAAATTGAAAGCTGTATCGAGCAGGGCGTGCTGGCGATGGTGCTGCACATTGAAGGCGCGGAGGCGATCGACGTTTCGCTCGGCAATCTTGATGAGTTTTATCAGTTGGGGCTGCGCAGTATCGGGCCGCTGTGGAATCTACCAAATCAGTTTGGCGTCGGTGTGACCGGAGATTTTCCCGGCTCCCCCGACAGCGGCGATGGCCTGACGCTGGCTGGTTTAAGCCTGCTGCGCGCCTGCAATCGTAAAAAAATTCTGATTGATGTTTCGCACATGAATGAAAAGGCCTTTTGGCAGACCGCCCGCTTTAGCGATGCGCCTTTGGTTGCGACTCATTCCAATGCGCATGCGTTGTGCGCCCAACCGCGCAATTTGACGGATCGGCAGTTGGCGGCGATTGCGGAAAGCGACGGCTTTGTCGGGGTGAATTTCGGCAATGCCTTCCTGCGTGCCGACGGCAAACGTGACGCGGACACGCCGTTGGAAAAAATCATTCAACACATTGATTATCTTCTTGAAAAAGTAGGAGAAGACAATGTCGGGCTGGGATCTGACTTTGACGGAATCAGTGTACCGGAAGCGTTAGGCGATGTTAGCGGCCTGCCTTTGCTATTACAGGCAATGAAACAAGCCGGTTACAATAACGCGCTGATTGAGAAACTCGCCTGTCGCAACTGGTTAAAAGTTTTAAAGCAAACTTGGGGTGTTTAA
- a CDS encoding hydrolase encodes MSKFELLDPKNSTLIFIDHQPQMSFGVANIDRQQLKNNTVALAKAGKVFNVPVIYTSVETESFSGYIWPELLAVHPDVKPIERTSMNSWEDEGFVNAVKATGRKKLIISALWTEVCLTFPALMAMNEGYEVYVVTDTSGGTSVDAHERSIDRMVQAGAVPVTWQQVLLEYQRDWSRKETYDAVMSLVREHSGAYGMGVDYAYTMVHKAPARKA; translated from the coding sequence ATGTCCAAATTCGAACTGCTTGACCCAAAAAATTCAACCCTGATTTTTATCGACCATCAACCACAAATGTCTTTTGGCGTCGCGAATATCGATCGTCAACAGCTTAAAAATAACACCGTTGCTCTGGCGAAAGCTGGCAAGGTATTTAACGTGCCGGTGATTTACACGTCGGTAGAAACAGAAAGTTTCAGCGGATATATCTGGCCTGAACTTTTGGCGGTTCATCCAGATGTGAAACCGATTGAGCGCACCTCAATGAATTCATGGGAAGACGAAGGTTTTGTTAACGCAGTGAAGGCCACCGGTCGTAAGAAACTGATTATTTCAGCGCTATGGACTGAAGTTTGTCTGACTTTCCCGGCATTAATGGCGATGAACGAAGGTTATGAAGTTTACGTGGTGACTGATACTTCTGGCGGCACCAGCGTGGATGCACATGAGCGCTCAATTGACCGTATGGTACAGGCTGGCGCAGTGCCAGTAACCTGGCAGCAGGTATTGTTGGAATACCAGCGAGACTGGTCACGAAAAGAGACATACGACGCGGTGATGAGTCTGGTTCGCGAGCACAGCGGCGCATACGGAATGGGTGTGGATTACGCTTACACCATGGTACATAAAGCTCCGGCGCGTAAGGCCTAA
- a CDS encoding type II toxin-antitoxin system HipA family toxin, whose product MVTSRLSVYMNGFFIGTLLQEKNGAHSFIYAPSWLETTDARPISLSLPLRYEKYDGAEVYNFFDNLLPDNRTVRERIAAKYHAKSMQPFDLLYEIGRDCVGALLLLPEGEALPELKIINGRKLSESQLASILESYKREAIADKYSEDDFRISIAGAQEKTALLNYKKSWQLPQGITPTTHIFKLPMGTIQSHSHTLDLRDSVENEWLCMRIARAYGLNAANCEMIKAGEVKALAVERFDRRFSTDQSWIIRLPQEDFCQIQGISSAQKYESDGGPDIANIMQLLLGSDNAEQDRIFFMKSIVLFWLLAATDGHAKNFSIFIRPNGGYRLTPLYDILSCYPMLGGTGMAKQDIQLAMSLSSTKKGKKYHWQTIFPRHFLATAKKCGFDEQTMREIMTEFFERTPGVLLQIRDELPENFPEKISSSILNGIEKSYKRLGNLPE is encoded by the coding sequence ATGGTAACAAGCCGCCTGTCTGTTTATATGAATGGATTTTTTATAGGGACCCTGCTTCAGGAAAAAAATGGTGCGCACTCTTTTATTTACGCCCCATCGTGGTTAGAAACCACTGATGCACGCCCTATTTCACTCTCTCTTCCATTACGTTACGAAAAATATGATGGCGCAGAAGTGTATAATTTTTTTGATAATCTGCTGCCAGACAACCGCACTGTTCGAGAGCGTATAGCCGCTAAATATCACGCTAAATCAATGCAGCCTTTTGACCTCCTTTATGAGATCGGCAGGGATTGCGTCGGCGCTTTGCTATTGCTCCCAGAAGGTGAAGCACTTCCAGAACTGAAAATCATCAATGGGCGCAAACTAAGCGAATCTCAACTCGCTTCGATATTGGAGAGTTATAAAAGAGAGGCAATAGCCGATAAATACTCTGAAGATGACTTTCGAATTTCAATTGCAGGCGCGCAGGAAAAAACCGCTTTATTAAACTACAAAAAATCCTGGCAACTGCCTCAGGGCATTACACCTACCACGCATATTTTTAAGCTCCCGATGGGTACTATCCAAAGTCACAGCCATACCCTTGATCTTCGAGATAGCGTAGAGAATGAATGGTTGTGCATGCGAATCGCAAGAGCCTATGGACTGAATGCGGCAAACTGCGAAATGATAAAAGCAGGAGAGGTAAAAGCCCTAGCGGTAGAGCGTTTTGATCGGCGTTTTTCCACAGATCAATCTTGGATAATCAGGCTGCCACAAGAAGATTTCTGTCAGATTCAAGGTATTTCCTCGGCACAAAAATATGAAAGTGACGGCGGACCTGATATTGCCAATATTATGCAGCTATTGCTGGGTTCAGATAATGCAGAGCAAGATCGGATCTTCTTTATGAAATCCATTGTGCTGTTTTGGCTGCTGGCAGCTACCGATGGGCATGCTAAAAACTTTTCAATTTTCATTCGCCCTAATGGTGGCTACAGACTCACTCCACTTTATGACATTCTTTCTTGTTATCCGATGCTCGGCGGCACAGGCATGGCAAAGCAAGATATCCAGTTAGCAATGAGTCTTTCCTCGACCAAAAAGGGCAAGAAGTATCACTGGCAAACCATCTTCCCACGGCACTTTCTGGCAACGGCAAAGAAATGCGGATTTGACGAGCAAACTATGCGCGAAATAATGACTGAGTTCTTTGAAAGGACTCCCGGGGTATTGCTTCAGATTAGGGATGAACTTCCTGAAAATTTCCCTGAGAAAATCAGTAGCTCTATTCTTAATGGGATTGAGAAAAGCTATAAAAGATTGGGTAATCTGCCTGAATAA
- the hipB gene encoding type II toxin-antitoxin system antitoxin HipB, with protein MKITSPKQLAIYLRDLRKTQKISQTDLASRVGIKQDTISKFEQNPDTTKIETFFKILSALNLELHVESKGENKRSQGWTEEW; from the coding sequence ATGAAAATTACATCCCCCAAACAGTTAGCTATTTATCTGAGAGACTTGAGAAAAACGCAGAAAATCAGTCAAACAGATTTGGCAAGCCGGGTAGGTATCAAGCAGGACACTATCTCGAAGTTCGAGCAAAATCCGGATACCACCAAAATCGAAACATTCTTCAAGATTTTGTCGGCATTGAATCTGGAACTGCATGTTGAATCAAAAGGTGAAAACAAACGCTCACAAGGGTGGACAGAAGAATGGTAA
- a CDS encoding VOC family protein, translating to MKIDNLDHLVLTVADIDTSIEFYQQVLGFEVVTFKGDRKALAFGQQKINLHQLGKEFEPKAKAPTAGSADLCFISSTPLAEVINEINALGVIIEEGPVERTGARGAILSVYIRDPDCNLIEISNLISA from the coding sequence GTGAAAATCGACAATCTAGATCATCTAGTTCTTACCGTGGCTGACATTGATACCAGCATAGAATTTTACCAGCAGGTGTTGGGATTTGAGGTGGTGACCTTTAAAGGCGATCGCAAGGCGTTGGCGTTTGGGCAGCAAAAAATTAATCTTCACCAGCTTGGCAAAGAATTTGAACCTAAAGCCAAAGCGCCGACGGCAGGTTCTGCGGATCTCTGTTTTATCAGTTCGACACCATTAGCTGAAGTAATCAATGAAATCAATGCATTGGGTGTAATTATCGAAGAGGGGCCCGTTGAACGCACTGGCGCACGAGGCGCTATATTATCGGTTTATATCCGCGATCCCGATTGTAATCTTATTGAAATTTCTAACCTCATCTCCGCATAG
- a CDS encoding catecholate siderophore receptor Fiu: MEKNPNLPFSSFNSLTLFTGLCIGISSPGFAQAASNSDSKQEDTLVVEAQAPSLYATRQSADPKFSRPLVDTTRTITVIPKQVLNDQGVTNLTDALKNVPGVGAFYAGENGSSSTGDAVYMRGVDTSNSIYVDGIRDIGSVSRDTFNTEQVEVIKGPSGSDYGRSAPTGSINMISKQPRMDTGLDASVAVGSAWFRRSTLDYNQMVNDTTAFRLNLMGEKTHDASRDKVQNERYGIAPSIAFGLGTANRLYLNYLHVTQHNTPDGGVPTIGLPSYGAPSAATSALNSSGKVNSHNFYGTDSDYDDSTTNTVTMRFEHDFSENTTIRNTTRWSQIKQDYLLSAFMAADSNITRPSSDVDSWSIGRLANTKDVSNKILTNQTNITSKFKTGAIGHDISAGIELTREEQTNYGVNALTPPPVNIYHPNSDISIGGLTRNGANANGTTDTFGIYAFDTLQITQKFEVNGGIRLDNYHTSYDSATACGASGRGAVACPAGVPKNTPITTVDTNTSGNLVNWKLGALYHLTENGNVYANYAISQQPPGGSTFALAAGGTGNSANRTDFKPQKAKTTEVGTKWEVLDKRLQLAAALFRTNIENDVEANDDGTYSQYGTKRVEGYELSASGNITPDWQVMAGYTQQHATVKSGAVETAEGSSSLPYTPKHAFTLWSQYQVSDDWSVGGGARYVGGLSRGTDGAVGTPSYTEGYWVADAKAGYRVNRNLDLQLNVYNIFNKDYVASINKSGYRYHPGEERTFMLTANVHF, translated from the coding sequence ATGGAAAAGAACCCCAATTTACCTTTTAGCAGTTTCAATTCTCTGACGTTGTTTACAGGTTTGTGCATCGGCATCTCGTCACCAGGCTTTGCACAGGCGGCTAGTAATAGTGATTCTAAACAAGAAGATACTCTGGTTGTTGAGGCTCAGGCCCCGTCTCTTTATGCAACTCGGCAATCTGCCGATCCGAAATTTAGCCGTCCTCTGGTTGATACCACGCGCACCATCACGGTTATCCCGAAGCAGGTGCTTAACGATCAGGGTGTTACCAATCTGACCGATGCGCTGAAAAACGTTCCGGGTGTAGGCGCGTTTTATGCCGGTGAAAATGGTAGCTCCTCAACGGGAGATGCGGTTTACATGCGCGGCGTTGATACTTCAAACAGCATTTATGTCGACGGCATTCGAGATATCGGCAGTGTGTCGCGCGATACCTTTAACACTGAACAAGTTGAAGTGATTAAAGGGCCATCGGGCAGTGACTACGGTCGCAGTGCGCCAACCGGCTCAATCAATATGATCAGCAAACAGCCACGCATGGATACCGGCCTGGATGCCTCGGTCGCCGTGGGTAGTGCCTGGTTCCGTCGCAGCACTTTGGACTATAACCAGATGGTCAATGACACCACCGCGTTTCGTTTGAATCTGATGGGCGAAAAAACCCATGACGCCAGCCGTGATAAAGTGCAAAACGAGCGCTACGGGATAGCTCCTTCTATAGCCTTTGGCTTGGGAACGGCCAACCGTCTTTATCTTAACTATCTGCATGTTACCCAGCACAATACGCCAGACGGCGGAGTGCCGACCATTGGATTGCCGAGCTACGGCGCACCTTCGGCCGCCACTTCGGCGCTGAACTCTTCCGGCAAGGTCAACAGCCATAATTTCTACGGTACTGATTCGGATTACGATGATTCGACGACGAATACCGTGACAATGCGCTTCGAGCACGATTTTTCGGAAAACACGACTATTCGCAACACCACTCGCTGGTCGCAAATTAAGCAGGATTACTTGCTGAGCGCCTTTATGGCGGCGGATTCGAACATCACTCGTCCGAGTAGCGATGTTGACTCATGGTCAATCGGGCGTCTGGCAAACACCAAAGATGTCAGCAACAAGATCCTGACTAACCAGACGAATATCACCAGCAAATTCAAGACTGGAGCTATTGGCCATGATATCAGCGCCGGTATCGAGTTAACTCGTGAAGAACAGACCAACTATGGTGTCAATGCGCTGACACCTCCGCCGGTCAATATTTACCATCCGAACAGCGATATCTCTATCGGTGGACTGACCCGCAACGGCGCGAACGCCAACGGAACTACTGACACCTTTGGAATTTACGCCTTCGATACTCTGCAAATTACACAGAAATTTGAGGTGAATGGCGGGATTCGACTGGATAACTATCACACCTCTTATGATAGCGCGACTGCCTGCGGTGCAAGCGGTCGTGGAGCCGTCGCCTGTCCGGCTGGCGTTCCAAAAAACACTCCAATAACCACGGTGGACACCAATACCTCGGGCAATCTGGTTAACTGGAAGCTGGGCGCGCTGTATCACTTGACTGAAAACGGCAATGTTTATGCCAACTACGCTATCTCGCAACAGCCTCCGGGCGGCAGCACTTTTGCTCTGGCTGCGGGTGGCACAGGCAATAGCGCCAATCGCACCGACTTTAAACCACAGAAAGCCAAGACCACAGAAGTCGGCACCAAGTGGGAAGTGTTGGATAAGCGCTTGCAGCTGGCGGCCGCGCTGTTCCGTACCAATATTGAAAACGACGTGGAAGCCAACGACGACGGCACCTATTCCCAATACGGCACTAAGCGAGTAGAGGGCTACGAGCTGTCGGCAAGTGGAAATATTACCCCGGACTGGCAGGTAATGGCGGGTTATACCCAGCAGCATGCGACAGTGAAATCGGGTGCCGTCGAGACCGCTGAAGGCTCGTCCTCTCTGCCTTACACGCCAAAACACGCCTTCACCCTGTGGAGCCAATATCAGGTCAGCGATGACTGGTCGGTGGGCGGCGGCGCGCGCTACGTCGGCGGTTTGAGCCGTGGAACCGATGGCGCTGTCGGCACTCCTTCTTATACAGAAGGCTACTGGGTAGCCGATGCGAAAGCCGGTTATCGCGTAAACCGCAATCTGGATCTTCAGCTCAACGTTTATAATATCTTCAACAAAGATTACGTTGCGTCGATTAACAAGAGCGGCTATCGCTACCATCCGGGTGAAGAAAGAACGTTTATGCTGACAGCGAACGTGCATTTCTAA
- the ybiX gene encoding PKHD-type hydroxylase YbiX, whose product MMYRIPAVLNSNELAAFSLELDKAPWIDGRATVGSQGAQVKNNQQIDTRSKVYPRLQATVLKALQNSPLFFAAALPRNISAPLFNRYQQNETYGFHVDGAVRNNGESGWMRTDLSATLFLCEPESYEGGELVVNDTYGQHSVKLAAGDLILYPSSSLHCVTPVTQGIRVASFMWIQSMIRDDKKRGMLFELDSNIQTLKARHGESEEVLSLLNLYHNLLREWSEI is encoded by the coding sequence ATGATGTATCGTATTCCGGCAGTATTGAATTCTAATGAGCTGGCCGCTTTTAGCCTTGAACTGGATAAAGCCCCGTGGATTGATGGCCGCGCTACCGTGGGCAGTCAGGGCGCGCAAGTGAAGAATAATCAGCAAATTGACACGCGCAGCAAAGTCTATCCGCGATTGCAGGCAACGGTATTAAAAGCACTTCAAAATAGCCCGCTGTTTTTTGCCGCTGCCTTGCCGCGCAATATTTCTGCTCCGTTGTTCAATCGCTATCAGCAAAATGAAACCTACGGCTTTCACGTTGACGGCGCGGTGCGTAACAACGGCGAATCGGGTTGGATGCGTACCGATCTCTCGGCCACGCTTTTCCTTTGTGAACCAGAGAGTTATGAAGGCGGGGAGTTGGTGGTTAATGACACTTACGGGCAGCATTCGGTCAAGCTGGCGGCGGGTGATTTAATCCTTTATCCCTCGAGCAGCCTGCACTGCGTTACGCCGGTCACTCAGGGTATCCGCGTCGCCTCGTTTATGTGGATTCAATCGATGATCCGTGACGACAAGAAGCGCGGCATGCTGTTTGAACTCGACAGCAATATTCAGACATTGAAAGCGCGCCACGGCGAAAGTGAAGAGGTGTTATCGCTGCTGAATCTCTATCACAACCTGCTGCGTGAATGGTCCGAGATTTAA
- a CDS encoding pirin family protein — translation MIEQRLSEQRGLGDHGWLHSRHTFSFASYFDPKQVGFSDLLVINDDNVAASRGFGAHPHSNMEIISYVLQGELAHKDSMGTGSVIIPGDVQLMSAGSGVTHSEFNNSKTDGVHFLQIWIVPAENGTEPGYQQVSVADEEKRGKLRLIVSPTGDNNALRVRQDIKIYSGLFDGAEQQTIDLDADRYAYIHVARGSITINGITFKEGDGARVRNESSLTFTDGDQAEVLLFDLRPVEVNHPQR, via the coding sequence ATGATCGAGCAAAGACTGTCTGAACAACGCGGATTAGGTGACCACGGCTGGCTGCACTCTCGTCATACTTTCTCGTTTGCGAGCTATTTTGATCCTAAACAGGTTGGTTTTTCTGATCTGCTGGTGATTAATGATGACAACGTCGCGGCATCTCGCGGCTTTGGTGCGCATCCTCACAGCAATATGGAAATTATTTCCTATGTATTGCAGGGCGAGTTAGCACATAAGGATTCGATGGGCACCGGTTCGGTGATTATCCCTGGTGATGTGCAGCTGATGAGCGCAGGTTCTGGCGTGACGCACAGTGAGTTTAATAACTCTAAAACTGATGGCGTGCATTTCCTGCAAATCTGGATCGTGCCAGCAGAAAATGGCACCGAGCCTGGTTATCAGCAGGTTTCAGTAGCAGATGAAGAAAAACGCGGCAAACTGCGCCTAATCGTTTCTCCAACCGGCGATAACAACGCGCTGCGCGTTCGTCAGGATATCAAGATTTACTCAGGGCTTTTCGATGGCGCGGAACAGCAAACCATTGATCTTGATGCCGACCGCTACGCCTACATCCACGTTGCTCGCGGTAGCATCACCATTAACGGGATCACGTTTAAAGAAGGCGACGGCGCACGGGTTCGCAATGAATCCTCTCTGACCTTCACCGACGGTGATCAGGCAGAAGTATTGCTGTTTGACCTGCGCCCGGTAGAAGTGAACCATCCGCAGCGTTAA
- a CDS encoding LysR family transcriptional regulator yields the protein MQIEDLRIFITVIKAGNFTAAAEQLLLSKQYVSRRMAALEASLGVRLLIRNTRKLSVTESGQVFSQHAQKILDDIQEAEQAVSERRLELQGSFRISIPMSFGMSYLSPLIAEFLCQHPSVQFQVELGDRYVDMIGEGFDIAIRIGLLADSTLIARRLKVLKRVICCSPDYLNRMGKPLVPEDLLQHACLRYGREGQNGWELMQNGKRKLLDVHGPIVSNNGEVLKDAAVAGLGLALLPEFIVETALKEGKLVAVLEDFYPEPLTLSAVYPQHRQRSEVNKAFLDFLEEHLTS from the coding sequence ATGCAAATTGAAGACCTCCGCATTTTCATCACGGTAATCAAGGCTGGAAACTTTACGGCAGCGGCTGAACAGTTGCTGTTATCAAAACAGTACGTGAGCCGGAGGATGGCCGCGCTTGAGGCGTCGCTCGGCGTCCGTTTGCTGATCCGAAATACGCGTAAGCTGTCGGTTACCGAATCGGGACAAGTTTTTTCGCAACATGCGCAGAAAATATTGGACGATATTCAGGAAGCGGAGCAGGCGGTTTCGGAACGTCGGCTTGAGCTACAGGGGTCATTCAGGATAAGTATTCCGATGTCCTTTGGTATGAGTTATCTGTCTCCGCTGATTGCTGAATTTCTTTGCCAGCACCCCTCGGTGCAATTCCAAGTGGAGCTGGGGGATAGATACGTCGATATGATTGGCGAAGGTTTTGATATCGCCATTCGCATTGGTTTACTTGCAGACTCAACACTGATTGCGCGTCGTTTAAAGGTTTTGAAACGCGTGATTTGCTGTAGCCCGGATTATTTGAATCGCATGGGTAAGCCACTTGTCCCCGAGGACCTGCTCCAGCATGCCTGTTTACGCTATGGCCGCGAAGGCCAGAACGGCTGGGAACTGATGCAGAACGGGAAACGGAAGTTGCTGGATGTCCACGGTCCGATTGTCAGTAACAATGGCGAAGTGTTGAAAGATGCTGCGGTTGCAGGTTTAGGCCTGGCGCTGTTGCCTGAGTTTATTGTTGAGACAGCATTAAAAGAGGGCAAATTAGTGGCGGTGCTGGAGGATTTCTATCCTGAGCCATTAACTTTGAGCGCAGTCTATCCGCAGCATCGCCAGCGCAGTGAGGTCAATAAAGCGTTTCTAGATTTTCTCGAGGAGCACTTAACCTCTTAA